In one Vulgatibacter incomptus genomic region, the following are encoded:
- a CDS encoding CDP-alcohol phosphatidyltransferase family protein — protein sequence MNLPNSITLARIALVPIFAWLLLSGRPVAALAAFVVAAVSDGLDGLVARVLDQRTELGAILDPIADKFLALTALVLLVSAESLPIWLLVAALLRDGVVFGTGLTSKLRRRAIRPEPTRISKYATFFLMAAITLGLVARSTAHGTAIFPYLMAVAVVAAECLVVASAQYGIRWRALVLRRPTGQRGR from the coding sequence GTGAACCTCCCCAACTCGATCACCCTGGCGAGGATCGCCCTCGTCCCGATCTTCGCCTGGCTCCTCCTGTCGGGCCGGCCGGTCGCCGCCCTCGCGGCCTTCGTGGTCGCGGCGGTCTCCGACGGGCTAGACGGCCTCGTCGCCCGTGTCCTCGATCAGCGCACGGAGCTGGGCGCGATCCTCGACCCCATCGCCGACAAGTTCCTCGCCCTCACGGCGCTCGTGCTCCTGGTGTCCGCCGAGTCGCTCCCGATCTGGCTGCTGGTCGCGGCGCTCCTCCGGGACGGAGTCGTCTTCGGCACGGGGCTCACCTCGAAGCTCCGCCGCCGCGCGATCCGCCCGGAGCCTACGCGGATCTCCAAGTACGCCACGTTCTTCCTGATGGCGGCCATCACCCTCGGCCTGGTCGCCCGCTCGACTGCCCACGGGACCGCGATCTTCCCCTACCTGATGGCGGTGGCGGTGGTGGCCGCCGAGTGCCTCGTGGTCGCGTCGGCGCAATACGGGATCCGCTGGCGCGCGCTCGTCCTGCGGAGGCCCACGGGACAGCGCGGGAGATGA
- the thrS gene encoding threonine--tRNA ligase, translating to MVGSVQVTLPDGSVKTAARGTTVADFVREAIGPGLAKAALAAKLDGRPVDLTRKIEDDARLEVITAKSDEGLEVIRHSSAHIVASAVQRIHPDAEVTIGPVIEDGFYYDFFFPRGFTPEDLEKFEAEIAKIVAEDSPFERTDVPIDDAIALFLEMGEKFKVEIIEDLKAKGETTVGLYRHAGWTDLCRGPHLPSTGKAPAIKLMSVAGAYWRGDSTKPQLQRIYGTSWRNKKELDEYLVRLEEAKKRDHRKLGRELDLFAFHPFAPGAAFWTDKGTTIFRLLGEAMRTLVIRNGYQEIKTPLLYNKGLWETSGHWGKYKENMFLVLDSETGEHDMSLKPMNCPSHHLFFGMKRHSYRELPLRFHTQDVLHRNEPSGSLGGLTRVRQFQQDDAHIYLAESQITDEVVRLVNLLDRCYDAFGLTYEAMLSTRPAERLGDDATWDRAEAGLRNALEVMGLPYRVNEGDGAFYGPKIDFVVSDSIGRKWQLGTIQLDYLAPERFDLTFVGEDNQPHRPVVIHRAIFGSFERFIAICIEHFAGAFPAWLAPVQARIVTVSDRQLPWARQVWERMREAGLRVELDERSEKLGAKIRDAQLEKIPYALVVGDQEVEKQGISPRRLGGENLEFHPVDAFIQRLKEEGRIPFLLDENRKAESGSNAKAG from the coding sequence ATGGTCGGCTCGGTGCAGGTGACGCTCCCCGATGGCTCGGTGAAGACCGCGGCGCGTGGGACCACCGTTGCCGACTTCGTCCGCGAGGCGATCGGCCCCGGCCTCGCCAAGGCCGCCCTGGCCGCGAAGCTCGACGGCCGACCGGTCGACCTCACGCGCAAGATCGAAGACGACGCCCGCCTCGAGGTGATCACCGCCAAGTCCGACGAGGGCCTCGAGGTGATCCGCCACTCCTCCGCGCACATCGTCGCGTCCGCCGTCCAGCGGATCCATCCCGACGCCGAGGTCACCATCGGCCCGGTGATCGAGGACGGCTTCTACTACGACTTCTTCTTCCCCCGCGGCTTCACGCCGGAGGACCTCGAGAAGTTCGAGGCGGAGATCGCGAAGATCGTCGCCGAGGACTCGCCCTTCGAGCGGACCGACGTCCCGATCGACGACGCGATCGCGCTCTTCCTCGAGATGGGGGAGAAGTTCAAGGTCGAGATCATCGAGGACCTCAAGGCCAAGGGCGAGACGACGGTGGGCCTCTACCGTCACGCCGGCTGGACCGATCTCTGCCGCGGCCCGCACCTGCCCTCGACGGGCAAGGCCCCCGCGATCAAGCTCATGAGCGTCGCGGGCGCGTACTGGCGCGGCGACTCGACCAAGCCGCAGCTCCAGCGGATCTACGGGACCTCCTGGCGCAACAAGAAGGAGCTCGACGAGTACCTCGTGCGCCTCGAGGAGGCGAAGAAGCGCGACCACCGCAAGCTCGGCCGCGAGCTCGACCTCTTCGCCTTCCATCCGTTCGCGCCCGGCGCCGCATTCTGGACGGACAAGGGGACGACGATTTTCCGCCTGCTCGGCGAGGCGATGCGCACCCTGGTGATCCGCAACGGTTACCAGGAGATCAAGACGCCGCTCCTGTACAACAAGGGCCTCTGGGAGACCTCTGGCCACTGGGGCAAGTACAAGGAGAACATGTTCCTGGTGCTCGATTCCGAGACGGGCGAGCACGACATGTCTCTGAAGCCGATGAACTGCCCGTCGCACCATCTCTTCTTCGGGATGAAGCGGCACTCGTACCGGGAGCTCCCCCTGCGCTTCCACACGCAGGACGTGCTCCACCGCAACGAGCCCTCCGGCAGCCTCGGCGGCCTGACCCGCGTCCGCCAGTTCCAGCAGGACGACGCCCACATCTACCTCGCGGAGTCGCAGATCACCGACGAGGTCGTGCGGCTCGTGAACCTCCTCGACCGCTGCTACGACGCCTTCGGCCTGACGTACGAGGCGATGCTCTCCACCCGCCCGGCGGAGCGCCTCGGCGACGACGCGACGTGGGATCGGGCCGAGGCCGGCCTGCGCAACGCCCTCGAGGTCATGGGCCTGCCGTACCGGGTGAACGAGGGCGACGGCGCCTTCTACGGCCCGAAGATCGACTTCGTCGTCTCCGACTCGATCGGCCGCAAGTGGCAGCTCGGCACGATCCAGCTCGACTACCTGGCGCCCGAGCGCTTCGACCTCACCTTCGTGGGCGAGGACAACCAGCCGCATCGGCCGGTGGTGATCCACCGCGCGATCTTCGGCTCCTTCGAGCGTTTCATCGCGATCTGCATCGAGCACTTCGCCGGGGCCTTCCCCGCCTGGCTCGCACCGGTCCAGGCCCGGATCGTCACCGTCAGCGATCGCCAGCTCCCCTGGGCGCGGCAGGTGTGGGAGCGGATGCGCGAGGCCGGGCTCCGGGTGGAGCTCGACGAGCGGAGCGAGAAGCTCGGCGCGAAGATCCGCGACGCCCAGCTCGAGAAGATCCCCTACGCCCTCGTGGTCGGCGATCAGGAGGTGGAGAAGCAGGGGATCTCGCCGAGGCGCCTCGGCGGCGAGAACCTGGAGTTCCACCCGGTCGACGCCTTCATCCAGAGGCTGAAGGAGGAGGGGCGGATCCCCTTCCTCCTCGACGAGAATCGGAAGGCGGAGAGCGGGTCGAACGCGAAGGCAGGTTGA
- the infC gene encoding translation initiation factor IF-3, protein MRLIGADGAQLGVLPIEAALQRAAEDNLDLVEISPMARPPVCKIMDYGKFKYEAKKKASEAKKKQVVVQLKEVKLRPKTDEHDYDFKVKNVRRFLEEGNKARVTIMFRGREITHKEIGQKLLQEVAEDVKEVGVIEQAPRQEGRQMFMILAPNPKYKAQLREQVRQTEKPAAAGEKPAPRAEAPAGAQVEAPVEAPVEAPVEAPPTEARAEEP, encoded by the coding sequence GTGCGCTTGATCGGTGCGGATGGAGCTCAGCTCGGAGTCCTTCCGATCGAAGCGGCGCTGCAGCGCGCAGCCGAGGACAATCTCGACCTCGTCGAGATCTCGCCCATGGCGCGGCCGCCAGTCTGCAAGATCATGGACTACGGCAAGTTCAAGTACGAGGCGAAGAAGAAGGCCTCGGAAGCCAAGAAGAAGCAGGTCGTCGTCCAGCTCAAGGAGGTTAAGCTCCGCCCCAAGACGGACGAGCACGACTACGACTTCAAGGTGAAGAACGTCCGCCGCTTCCTCGAAGAGGGCAACAAGGCCCGCGTGACCATCATGTTCCGCGGCCGTGAGATCACCCACAAGGAGATCGGCCAGAAGCTGCTGCAGGAAGTGGCCGAGGACGTGAAGGAAGTGGGCGTGATCGAGCAGGCGCCTCGTCAGGAAGGCCGCCAGATGTTCATGATCCTGGCGCCCAACCCGAAGTACAAGGCGCAGCTCCGCGAGCAGGTCCGTCAGACCGAGAAGCCTGCCGCCGCCGGCGAGAAGCCGGCTCCGAGGGCCGAGGCCCCGGCAGGGGCGCAGGTCGAGGCTCCGGTCGAGGCTCCGGTCGAGGCGCCGGTCGAGGCGCCGCCGACGGAGGCCCGGGCAGAAGAGCCCTGA
- the rpmI gene encoding 50S ribosomal protein L35, whose product MPKLKTNSGAKKRFHVNKKGTVKFRKANARHNFTNKSPKQKRHNRGTSTLVPQDAKKVIKELFPYGA is encoded by the coding sequence ATGCCGAAGCTCAAGACCAATAGCGGCGCCAAGAAGCGCTTCCACGTCAACAAGAAGGGGACCGTGAAGTTCCGCAAGGCCAACGCCCGGCACAACTTCACGAACAAGTCGCCGAAGCAGAAGCGCCACAACCGCGGCACCTCGACGCTGGTCCCCCAGGACGCGAAGAAGGTGATCAAGGAGCTCTTCCCCTACGGAGCGTAA
- the rplT gene encoding 50S ribosomal protein L20 — protein sequence MRVKKGFKARRRRNRVLKLAKGFRGRRKNCYRRANEAVERAMDYATRDRRQKRRDFRRLWIVRINAAARLNGVSYSKLIAGLAKAGCALDRKVLADLALFDPQGFAAVAAVARA from the coding sequence ATGAGAGTGAAGAAGGGTTTCAAGGCGCGCCGCCGCCGTAATCGCGTCCTCAAGCTGGCCAAGGGATTCCGTGGCCGCCGCAAGAATTGCTACCGCCGCGCGAACGAGGCCGTCGAGCGCGCGATGGACTACGCGACGCGCGACCGCCGCCAGAAGCGCCGCGACTTCCGCCGCCTCTGGATCGTGCGTATCAACGCCGCCGCGCGCCTGAACGGCGTCAGCTACTCGAAGCTGATCGCGGGCCTCGCCAAGGCCGGCTGCGCGCTGGACCGCAAGGTCCTCGCCGACCTCGCGCTCTTCGATCCCCAGGGCTTTGCCGCCGTGGCTGCGGTCGCCCGGGCGTAA
- the pheS gene encoding phenylalanine--tRNA ligase subunit alpha — protein MELSGEQQAEIDAARAAALRAIDEAGDEQALEAARVEHLGKSGRISLLRRNIGQLPPEQKKPFGEAVNAAIESVEGALTHRSEALAAAKLEAELSGSPLDVTLPGRPVRQGRRHPLSQTMEDLVSILGRMGFSVASGPEVELDYYNFEALNFPKNHPARDMQDTFFVDDGVLPPGSVPPGELLLRTHTSPVQVRTMLEKQPPIRIIAPGRVYRCDSDQTHSPMFHQIEGLYVARGVTFAELKGTLDELVRTFFGREVRTRFRPSFFPFTEPSAEVDISCVICGGTGRARGTHDLHLAVPAPDPLRPSRSVGEPAVPPHGGDPCRVCKATGWLEVLGAGMVHPKVFESVGYDPRTVSGFAFGMGVERIAMLRYGIDDLRLLFENDVRFLAQF, from the coding sequence ATGGAGCTTTCCGGCGAGCAGCAGGCGGAGATCGACGCGGCGCGGGCGGCTGCGCTCCGCGCGATTGACGAAGCAGGGGACGAGCAGGCTCTCGAAGCGGCCCGCGTCGAGCACCTGGGCAAGAGCGGCCGGATCAGCCTCCTCCGGAGGAACATCGGCCAACTCCCTCCCGAGCAGAAGAAGCCCTTCGGCGAGGCGGTGAACGCCGCGATCGAATCGGTGGAAGGCGCTCTCACCCACCGTAGCGAGGCCCTCGCCGCGGCGAAGCTCGAGGCCGAGCTATCGGGTTCGCCCCTCGACGTGACGCTCCCGGGGCGGCCGGTTCGGCAGGGGAGGCGGCATCCGCTCTCGCAGACGATGGAGGACCTCGTCTCGATCCTCGGGCGGATGGGCTTCTCGGTGGCGAGCGGGCCGGAGGTCGAGCTCGACTACTACAACTTCGAGGCGCTGAACTTCCCGAAGAACCATCCTGCGCGGGACATGCAGGACACCTTCTTCGTGGACGACGGCGTCCTGCCGCCCGGCTCCGTGCCGCCGGGTGAGCTCCTGCTCCGGACCCATACCTCGCCGGTCCAGGTGCGGACGATGCTCGAGAAGCAGCCGCCCATCCGGATCATCGCGCCCGGCAGGGTGTATCGCTGCGACAGCGACCAGACGCACTCGCCGATGTTCCACCAGATCGAAGGCCTCTACGTCGCTCGCGGCGTGACCTTCGCCGAGCTGAAGGGGACCCTCGACGAACTGGTCCGCACCTTCTTCGGCCGCGAGGTCCGCACCCGCTTCCGCCCTAGCTTCTTCCCCTTCACCGAGCCCTCCGCTGAGGTCGACATCTCCTGCGTGATCTGCGGGGGGACCGGACGCGCGCGCGGCACGCACGACCTGCACCTCGCCGTCCCGGCGCCGGATCCGCTCCGGCCCTCGCGGTCGGTGGGTGAGCCCGCCGTTCCGCCCCACGGCGGCGATCCCTGCAGGGTCTGCAAGGCCACGGGCTGGCTCGAGGTCCTCGGCGCCGGAATGGTCCACCCGAAGGTCTTCGAGAGCGTCGGCTACGACCCGCGGACGGTCTCCGGCTTCGCCTTCGGCATGGGCGTCGAGCGGATCGCGATGCTGCGCTACGGCATCGACGACCTGCGCCTGCTCTTCGAAAACGACGTCCGCTTCCTCGCCCAGTTCTGA
- the pheT gene encoding phenylalanine--tRNA ligase subunit beta — MRISYKWLADLVEELPDVSELADKLTHAGLEVEGLERQGEGLSQVVVGQVLSKEPVAGSDKLNLCRVDVGGGDHLSIVCGAANYGVGAKVPTALVGAVLPGGLRIEPRKLRGVDSAGMLCSAKELALDEDASGLMLLDDALAVGTPIAKALGLDDVALELNATPNRPDWLSHLGVAREVVALTGTRLVAQPVAVRESGADASSLVSIGIERPDRCGRYAARVAEGVRFGPSPRWLRARLETCGVRSLGNVIDVTNYVLLETGHPLHAFDLDRVRGSRIVVRGAHAGEKLVTLDGKERTLDPDDLVIADAERALVLAGVMGGADAEVGEGTTRVLLESAYFDPAGIRRSSKRHGLHTESSHRFERGADPEAVAYALDRAAHLLGELTGCEIRKGAVDVRPTPRQPSSVALRYSRVGALLGAEVEARDSRRILVSLGFTPSEETEEGANFGVPSFRTDVSREADLVEEIARIRGYDSIPPAVPSASARPAVPSLDEQVLARVRAAMSGCGLDEVINLSFGDPEDFAHLGEAALLPIRNPLTVNLSAMRPTLLAGLLRNLAFNRNRQAADVRLYEQGRVFRPSPAVHEPVDESWHVAGVIAGSRAGGSWAAKPEPVDFYDAKGVLEAMLASLGIEPTWERGDAPCLHPRSACRVSAKGRVLGQLGELHPTVAEAFGLPRGVFVFELSMGNLVHAAHLLPHYEGVPRFPAVLRDLAAVVPSDLPAERLRGVLLGPAGEGLVEGVELFDVYEGPQVGPGRKNLAFAIRYRAKDRTLRDDEIDRVHQSLVAALEREVGAQLRA, encoded by the coding sequence ATGCGAATCTCGTACAAGTGGCTTGCCGATCTGGTTGAAGAGCTCCCCGACGTCTCCGAGCTCGCCGATAAGCTCACCCACGCAGGCCTCGAGGTGGAGGGGCTGGAGCGACAGGGCGAGGGACTCTCGCAGGTCGTCGTAGGCCAGGTCCTCTCCAAGGAGCCGGTTGCAGGCTCCGACAAGCTGAACCTCTGCCGGGTGGACGTCGGCGGAGGCGATCACCTCTCCATCGTCTGCGGTGCCGCCAACTACGGCGTGGGGGCGAAGGTCCCGACGGCCCTGGTCGGCGCCGTGCTCCCGGGCGGCCTCCGGATCGAGCCGCGCAAGCTCCGCGGCGTCGACTCCGCGGGGATGCTCTGCTCCGCCAAGGAGCTCGCCCTCGACGAGGACGCATCGGGGCTCATGCTCCTCGACGACGCCCTCGCGGTGGGAACGCCCATCGCCAAGGCCCTCGGCCTGGACGACGTGGCCCTCGAGCTCAACGCCACCCCGAACCGCCCGGACTGGCTCTCGCACCTGGGCGTCGCCCGCGAGGTCGTCGCCCTCACCGGCACCCGCCTCGTCGCGCAGCCGGTGGCGGTTCGTGAGTCCGGCGCCGACGCGTCGAGCCTCGTCTCCATCGGCATCGAGCGCCCCGATCGCTGCGGCCGCTACGCCGCCCGCGTGGCCGAGGGCGTGCGCTTCGGTCCGTCGCCCCGGTGGTTGCGCGCGCGCCTCGAGACCTGCGGCGTCCGCTCTCTCGGCAACGTGATCGACGTCACGAACTACGTGCTCCTCGAGACCGGTCACCCCCTCCACGCCTTCGATCTCGATCGGGTGCGGGGAAGCCGGATCGTCGTCCGCGGCGCGCACGCCGGCGAGAAGCTCGTGACCCTCGACGGCAAGGAGCGCACCCTCGATCCCGACGACCTGGTCATCGCCGACGCGGAGCGGGCCCTCGTGCTCGCGGGCGTGATGGGCGGCGCGGACGCCGAGGTCGGGGAGGGGACCACGCGGGTCCTCCTCGAGAGCGCGTACTTCGATCCGGCCGGGATCCGGCGGAGCTCCAAGCGCCACGGACTTCACACGGAGTCGTCGCACCGCTTCGAGCGCGGAGCCGATCCCGAGGCGGTGGCCTACGCCCTGGATCGCGCGGCCCACCTCCTGGGCGAGCTCACCGGCTGCGAGATCCGCAAGGGCGCCGTCGACGTGAGGCCGACCCCCCGCCAGCCTTCGTCCGTGGCGCTCCGGTACTCGCGAGTGGGCGCGCTCCTCGGCGCCGAGGTCGAGGCCCGCGACTCCCGTCGGATCCTGGTGTCGCTCGGCTTCACGCCGAGTGAGGAGACCGAAGAAGGGGCCAACTTCGGCGTGCCGAGCTTCCGCACCGACGTCTCCCGGGAGGCGGATCTCGTCGAGGAGATCGCGCGGATCCGGGGCTACGACTCGATCCCCCCCGCCGTTCCTAGCGCGTCGGCCCGGCCCGCGGTCCCGTCGCTCGACGAGCAGGTCCTCGCCCGGGTGCGCGCCGCGATGTCCGGCTGCGGCCTCGACGAGGTGATCAACCTCTCGTTCGGCGATCCCGAGGACTTCGCCCACCTCGGCGAGGCGGCGCTGCTGCCGATCCGCAACCCGCTCACCGTGAACCTGAGCGCGATGCGGCCCACGCTCCTCGCGGGCCTCCTGCGGAACCTCGCCTTCAACCGCAACCGCCAGGCGGCCGACGTGCGCCTCTACGAGCAGGGCCGCGTCTTCCGTCCGTCCCCTGCGGTACACGAGCCGGTGGACGAGTCGTGGCACGTCGCCGGGGTGATCGCCGGCTCTCGCGCCGGCGGCTCGTGGGCGGCGAAGCCCGAGCCCGTGGACTTCTACGACGCCAAGGGAGTCTTGGAGGCGATGCTCGCCTCCCTCGGCATCGAGCCCACCTGGGAGCGCGGCGACGCGCCTTGCCTCCACCCGCGCAGCGCGTGCCGCGTCTCGGCGAAGGGGCGGGTGCTCGGTCAGCTCGGCGAGCTCCACCCCACCGTCGCGGAGGCCTTCGGGCTCCCCAGAGGGGTCTTCGTTTTCGAGCTCTCGATGGGCAACCTCGTCCACGCGGCGCACCTCCTTCCGCACTACGAGGGCGTGCCCCGCTTCCCCGCCGTGCTGCGGGATCTGGCGGCCGTGGTCCCCTCGGACCTCCCTGCGGAGCGGCTCCGCGGGGTGCTCCTCGGGCCGGCCGGCGAGGGATTGGTGGAAGGGGTCGAGCTATTCGACGTCTACGAGGGGCCCCAGGTCGGCCCTGGGCGCAAGAACCTGGCGTTCGCGATCCGCTACCGGGCCAAGGATCGGACCCTGCGGGACGACGAGATCGACCGGGTCCACCAGAGCCTGGTCGCGGCTCTCGAGCGGGAGGTCGGCGCGCAGCTCCGCGCCTGA
- a CDS encoding integration host factor subunit alpha: MTKAEIIEGIYEKVGFSKKESAEIVELVFDTVKETLERGEKIKISGFGNFIVREKKARLGRNPQTGEEIEISARRVLTFRPSQVLKAALNAGLEAAGDVAARADD; encoded by the coding sequence ATGACGAAGGCCGAGATCATCGAGGGGATCTACGAGAAGGTGGGCTTCTCCAAGAAGGAGTCCGCAGAGATCGTCGAGCTCGTCTTCGACACGGTGAAGGAGACCCTGGAGCGGGGGGAGAAGATCAAGATCTCCGGCTTCGGGAACTTCATTGTCCGCGAGAAGAAGGCCCGCCTCGGTCGCAACCCCCAGACCGGCGAGGAGATCGAGATCTCTGCGCGCCGGGTGCTGACCTTTCGCCCCTCGCAGGTGCTGAAGGCCGCGTTGAACGCCGGCCTCGAAGCGGCAGGCGACGTGGCGGCTCGCGCGGACGACTAG
- a CDS encoding peptidoglycan DD-metalloendopeptidase family protein, which yields MVGDLPPRIGPLLLLLALVAGCAAPRASWRQGETPEATEPPAPIDLDEGGGHAERGPVHVVAPGENLYRIALRYGVDMDELADLNEISDPRSLSVGRELRLPAKDRKGAPSESAASTASAESRSPQGRQTISKQPPLSGTPLLDWPVKGVLFSRFGKRGATRHDGIDIAAPEGTAILAAADGDVIYAGVQRGYGRLVILRHEDGLVTIYAHNRENLVRDGMKVRRGQPIGKVGRTGRASGPHCHFEVRRGTTPMEPLDFLPP from the coding sequence ATGGTGGGAGATCTGCCTCCCAGGATCGGTCCACTCCTCCTGCTGCTCGCGCTCGTCGCGGGTTGTGCCGCTCCCCGTGCATCCTGGCGCCAGGGCGAGACCCCGGAGGCAACGGAACCGCCGGCGCCGATCGATCTCGACGAGGGAGGCGGCCACGCCGAGCGAGGCCCCGTCCACGTGGTCGCCCCCGGCGAGAACCTCTACCGGATCGCCCTCCGCTACGGCGTGGACATGGATGAGCTCGCCGATCTCAACGAGATCAGCGACCCCAGGAGCCTCTCCGTGGGGCGGGAGCTGCGGCTCCCCGCGAAGGACCGCAAGGGCGCCCCGTCGGAGTCGGCCGCTTCCACCGCATCCGCGGAGTCCAGGTCGCCCCAGGGGCGCCAGACCATTTCGAAGCAGCCTCCGCTCTCCGGGACCCCTCTCCTGGATTGGCCCGTGAAGGGCGTGCTCTTCAGCCGCTTCGGCAAGCGGGGCGCCACCCGCCACGACGGTATCGACATCGCAGCGCCGGAGGGGACGGCGATCCTCGCGGCGGCGGACGGCGACGTGATCTACGCAGGCGTGCAGCGCGGTTACGGGCGGCTCGTGATCCTCCGACACGAGGACGGTCTCGTGACCATCTACGCGCACAACCGCGAGAACCTCGTCCGGGACGGGATGAAGGTCCGCCGCGGCCAGCCCATCGGAAAGGTGGGGCGAACCGGGCGCGCCAGCGGGCCTCATTGTCACTTCGAGGTCCGCCGGGGGACCACGCCCATGGAGCCCCTGGACTTCCTCCCGCCCTGA
- a CDS encoding site-2 protease family protein, which yields MDHLLQSAIIWFVPVLLSLTVHEWAHAASANALGDDTAARMGRLTLNPIAHIDPFGTVLLPMIQLLSTGTVMFAWAKPVPVNPLQFTRKVTMRTGDVLVSAAGPASNLAIALGAAIGLGLLVRFDWVNEPVVFLLQSLFGLNIALAVFNLLPVPPLDGSHVLRGLLPRRLSMAYERVFPYAPMLLMGVIFFGRGLIHWPMGILHGWLWRLTALVAG from the coding sequence GTGGACCATCTCCTTCAAAGCGCGATCATCTGGTTCGTGCCGGTGCTCCTCTCGCTCACCGTGCACGAGTGGGCCCACGCCGCCTCCGCGAACGCCCTCGGCGACGATACGGCGGCGCGGATGGGCCGGCTCACCCTGAACCCGATCGCCCACATCGACCCGTTCGGCACGGTCCTGCTGCCGATGATCCAGCTCCTGTCCACGGGGACGGTGATGTTCGCGTGGGCGAAGCCGGTTCCGGTGAACCCGCTCCAGTTCACGCGGAAGGTCACGATGCGGACCGGCGACGTCCTCGTCTCCGCGGCCGGCCCCGCCTCCAACCTCGCGATCGCCCTCGGCGCTGCCATAGGCCTGGGCCTCCTGGTCCGCTTCGACTGGGTGAACGAGCCGGTGGTCTTCCTGCTCCAGTCGCTCTTCGGCCTGAACATCGCTCTGGCGGTCTTCAACCTCCTCCCCGTGCCCCCTCTCGACGGCAGCCACGTGCTGCGCGGCCTCCTGCCCCGGCGCTTGTCCATGGCCTACGAGCGCGTTTTCCCGTACGCTCCCATGCTGCTCATGGGGGTGATCTTCTTCGGTCGCGGCCTCATCCACTGGCCGATGGGGATCCTCCACGGATGGCTCTGGCGGCTCACCGCGCTGGTAGCGGGCTAG
- a CDS encoding segregation and condensation protein A, whose translation MEEAVAPKRGRGAKAAANAVDGADPSAEFVAASRAFTLKLPSFEGPLDLLLHLIREHKLDVFDIPIAFVTEEYLKYLTQMRELNLDIAGEFLVMAATLAHIKSRLLLPKPETPTEEGEEDPGDPRADLVRRLLEYQKYRAAAEDLARQDLLGRNVFTRQVRPEAVEVPEGELGLREVSVIKLIEALDRVLKNLKPEKQHQVTLERVSIGDAIGRLADLLRDREQIQFFELFDGMTERHQVIATFLGLLEMVRLKLVRVIQEDREGDIAIVRTGALGDEGIDVRDDFR comes from the coding sequence GTGGAAGAGGCAGTCGCTCCAAAGCGCGGAAGAGGGGCCAAGGCCGCTGCGAACGCGGTGGACGGGGCCGATCCGTCTGCGGAGTTCGTCGCCGCGTCCCGCGCCTTCACCCTGAAGCTCCCCAGCTTCGAGGGGCCGCTCGACCTCCTGCTCCACCTGATCCGGGAGCACAAGCTCGACGTCTTCGACATCCCCATCGCGTTCGTCACCGAGGAGTACCTCAAGTATCTGACCCAGATGCGGGAGCTCAACCTGGACATCGCCGGGGAGTTCCTCGTGATGGCGGCGACCCTCGCGCACATCAAGAGCCGGCTCCTGCTCCCGAAGCCCGAGACTCCGACGGAGGAGGGCGAGGAGGATCCTGGCGATCCGAGGGCCGATCTGGTGAGGCGGCTCCTCGAGTACCAGAAGTACCGCGCCGCCGCCGAGGACCTGGCCCGGCAGGATCTCCTGGGCCGGAACGTCTTCACCCGACAGGTCAGGCCGGAGGCGGTGGAGGTTCCGGAGGGCGAGCTGGGCCTGCGCGAGGTCTCGGTCATCAAGCTGATCGAGGCCCTCGACCGGGTGCTGAAGAACCTCAAGCCCGAGAAGCAGCACCAGGTCACGCTGGAGCGGGTCTCGATCGGCGACGCAATCGGTCGGCTGGCCGATCTTCTTCGCGACCGGGAGCAGATCCAGTTCTTCGAGCTCTTCGACGGGATGACCGAGCGGCACCAGGTGATCGCCACCTTCCTCGGCCTCCTCGAGATGGTCCGGCTCAAGCTCGTCCGCGTGATCCAGGAGGATCGCGAAGGCGACATCGCGATCGTCCGGACCGGCGCCCTGGGCGACGAGGGGATCGACGTCCGCGACGACTTCCGGTAG